A region from the Rosa rugosa chromosome 6, drRosRugo1.1, whole genome shotgun sequence genome encodes:
- the LOC133718419 gene encoding UDP-galactose/UDP-glucose transporter 4-like: MKNEEQARFLFGISLSDRPKWQQFLLCSSGFFFGYLVNGVCEEYVYNRLQFSYGWYFTFVQGFVYLFLIYLQGFTTKQMVNPWKTYVKLSAVLMGSHGLTKGSLAFLNYPAQLMFKSTKVLPVMIMGAFIPGLRRKYPPHEYVSAILLVVGLILFTLADAQTSPNFSVIGVVMVSGALVMDSFLGNLQEAIFTMNPETTQMEMLFCSTVVGLPFLVPPMILTGELFKAWSSCSQHPYVYGVLVFEAMATFIGQVSVLSLIALFGAATTAMITTARKAVTLLLSYLIFTKPLTEEHGTGLLLIGMGITLKLLPENKPYQRVSNSSSGKPKSSKPAHNEEERIQLDHQHVGEDEEKRPLV; encoded by the exons ATGAAGAACGAAGAACAAGCTCGGTTTCTGTTTGGGATTTCGCTCTCTGATAGACCCAAATGGCAGCAATTCCTGCTTTGCTCTTCTGGGTTCTTCTTTGGTTATCTGGTTAATGGTGTCTGTGAG GAATATGTGTATAACAGGCTACAATTCAG TTATGGGTGGTACTTCACATTTGTACAAGGATTTGTGTATCTATTTCTGATTTATCTTCAAGGCTTTACCACCAAGCAAATGGTGAACCCATGGAAGACTTATGTGAAGCTATCTGCTGTGCTTATGGGCTCTCATGGACTTACCAAAGGCTCCTTGGCTTTTCTCAATTACCCTGCACAGCTAATGTTCAAATCAACAAAG GTTTTGCCTGTGATGATAATGGGAGCCTTCATACCAGGTTTGAGGCGGAAGTACCCACCTCATGAGTACGTTTCTGCAATCCTTCTGGTGGTGGGTCTGATCCTATTCACCTTAGCGGATGCACAAACGTCTCCCAACTTCAGTGTGATTGGTGTGGTGATGGTATCGGGTGCTCTAGTCATGGATTCGTTTTTGGGTAATTTGCAAGAAGCAATATTTACCATGAATCCTGAAACCACACAG ATGGAGATGCTGTTTTGCTCTACGGTAGTTGGTCTACCTTTCTTGGTGCCACCAATGATTTTGACAGGAGAATTATTCAAAGCGTGGAGTTCATGTTCTCAG CATCCATACGTATATGGTGTGTTAGTCTTTGAAGCCATGGCCACGTTTATTGGCCAAGTTTCTGTCCTTTCCCTCATTGCACTTTTTGGTGCTGCCACCACAGCCATG ATAACAACGGCTAGAAAGGCAGTGACATTATTGCTATCATACTTGATATTCACAAAGCCATTAACCGAAGAGCACGGGACTGGACTTCTGCTCATAGGTATGGGGATCACATTGAAGCTCTTGCCTGAGAATAAACCATACCAAAGGGTTTCAAACTCATCATCTGGCAAACCCAAGAGTTCAAAGCCAGCTCATAACGAAGAGGAGAGAATTCAACTTGACCATCAACatgttggagaagatgaagaaaagagGCCATTGGTCTGA
- the LOC133716633 gene encoding uncharacterized protein LOC133716633 gives MARSHHNDHMPASPTVSNEDFLPIGKEGKKEEDEANFDGEELLEAREKTGELELEIERLAGVLKQSESENSELKNEVLLTNEKLEEIGRKNEELELSHKKLQEQITEAEEKYISQLSVLQEALQAQEEKHKDLIGVKESFDGLSLELESSRKRMQELEQELQSSVGEVQKFEELYKQSDSHAESETKRALEFEKLLEVAKVSAKEMEEQMGAIQGELKGLYDKIAEDEKVKEALQSAAVELSAVQEELVLSKSQGVDLEQRLSDKEALISELTAELDLKRASSVHFCWLI, from the exons ATGGCTCGCTCACATCACAATGATCACATGCCTGCCTCACCGACA GTGTCAAATGAAGACTTCCTACCGATtggaaaagaaggaaagaaagaagaggatGAAGCTAATTTCGATGGAGA GGAGTTACTAGAAGCGCGGGAGAAGACAGGTGAACTTGAGCTAGAGATTGAAAGATTGGCTGGTGTGTTGAAGCAATCGGAGTCAGAGAATTCCGAGCTGAAGAATGAGGTCTTACTTACAAATGAGAAGCTCGAAGAAATTGGAAGGAAGAACGAGGAGCTGGAACTCAGTCACAAGAAATTGCAAGAGCAGATCACTGAAGCTGAGGAGAAGTACATTTCACAACTCAGTGTTTTGCAAGAGGCATTGCAAGCTCAAGAAGAAAAGCACAAGGATCTTATTGGGGTGAAGGAATCATTCGATGGTCTAAGCCTTGAGCTCGAAAGCTCGAGAAAGAGGATGCAGGAGCTAGAGCAAGAGCTGCAGAGTTCTGTAGGTGAAGTGCAGAAGTTTGAGGAGCTGTACAAGCAAAGTGATTCGCACGCTGAGTCTGAGACAAAGAGGGCCTTGGAGTTCGAGAAGCTGCTTGAAGTGGCGAAAGTGAGTGCTAAAGAGATGGAAGAGCAGATGGGTGCTATTCAAGGAGAACTTAAGGGATTGTATGACAAGATTGCTGAAGATGAAAAAGTTAAGGAAGCACTTCAGTCTGCTGCTGTTGAGCTTTCTGCAGTCCAAGAGGAGCTGGTTCTGTCAAAGTCCCAAGGTGTAGACTTGGAGCAACGACTTTCTGATAAAGAAGCTCTTATAAGTGAACTAACTGCGGAATTGGACCTGAAAAGGGCATCATCAGTTCACTTTTGTTGGTTGATctga